One stretch of Lacrimispora sphenoides DNA includes these proteins:
- a CDS encoding cell wall-binding protein yields MRKQTKLVAVLSTAALLALGASMSSFAATGWQEENGSWVYYDKNGDLETEKWEKSGDNWFYLNEDGEMATDVVVEYNDNYYYVDENGAMATNKWASVENEDYDGDSDEEPLNNWYYFGSNGKAFKSSSTSNTANFKIINGKKYIFNDEGKMLYGWIDTNGERKTGDDAWEEGNGLYYCGDENDGAQATGWLSLDIVDPNYEATNEDGFSSKNVFDDENQTRWFYFKSNGKKLAGKNGETINGKKYSFDKHGRMNAEWVFYGTPSTPTDVKNEQGTPSYSDKFKYYGSPEDGARVTKGWFQVVADENLNKGNYDDSSDAWYYSDRNGNLVASKIETVNGKKYAFDGYGRMRAGMRFIKFEAGSTTKIDEILADDNDDYPFDTEANFKKYSEDLLKLGYNCYYFGSGSDGAMKTNKQTVDIDGDNFNFLFNKSGSYKGTGKNGEDNKKYYSAGMLLSADKDDKYAVVKIEETKDENDKDITIYSLLTTDDFIKDYTISNNTDAEKYSEYYEVKTVANTKFKLVNTSGAVQKNKTKAKDGNDRCYKQSVENIVAVFVES; encoded by the coding sequence ATGAGAAAGCAGACCAAATTAGTTGCTGTATTATCAACAGCAGCACTGCTTGCATTAGGCGCTTCCATGTCCTCTTTCGCAGCAACTGGCTGGCAGGAAGAAAATGGTTCATGGGTGTACTATGACAAGAACGGCGACTTAGAGACAGAGAAATGGGAGAAATCAGGAGATAACTGGTTCTACTTAAACGAAGATGGCGAGATGGCTACCGATGTTGTTGTTGAATACAACGATAACTACTACTATGTAGATGAGAACGGTGCTATGGCTACCAATAAGTGGGCTTCTGTTGAGAATGAAGACTATGATGGAGACAGCGATGAAGAACCATTAAATAACTGGTACTACTTCGGTTCCAATGGTAAGGCTTTTAAGTCCTCTTCAACCAGCAACACTGCTAACTTTAAGATCATCAATGGCAAGAAGTATATCTTTAATGATGAAGGCAAGATGTTATATGGCTGGATTGATACCAATGGTGAAAGAAAAACCGGTGATGACGCTTGGGAAGAAGGAAATGGTCTTTATTACTGTGGAGACGAGAACGATGGTGCTCAGGCAACAGGCTGGTTATCTCTTGATATCGTAGATCCTAATTATGAAGCCACTAATGAAGACGGATTTTCCAGCAAAAACGTATTTGATGATGAGAATCAGACACGTTGGTTCTATTTCAAGAGCAATGGTAAGAAGTTAGCTGGTAAGAACGGTGAGACTATCAATGGCAAAAAATATAGCTTTGATAAACATGGCCGTATGAATGCAGAGTGGGTATTCTATGGTACACCATCTACTCCAACCGATGTAAAAAATGAGCAGGGTACTCCTTCTTATAGCGATAAGTTCAAATACTATGGCTCTCCAGAAGATGGCGCAAGAGTTACCAAAGGTTGGTTCCAGGTAGTTGCAGATGAGAACCTGAATAAGGGTAACTATGATGATAGCTCAGATGCATGGTATTATTCTGATAGAAACGGTAATTTAGTTGCCTCTAAGATTGAAACTGTCAATGGTAAGAAGTATGCATTTGACGGATATGGCAGAATGAGAGCTGGAATGAGATTTATCAAGTTTGAAGCTGGCAGCACAACTAAGATTGATGAGATCTTAGCAGATGATAATGATGATTATCCATTCGATACAGAAGCTAACTTTAAGAAGTATTCTGAAGATCTGTTAAAATTGGGTTATAACTGCTATTACTTTGGCAGTGGTTCTGACGGTGCAATGAAGACAAATAAGCAGACTGTTGATATTGATGGAGATAATTTCAACTTCTTATTCAATAAGTCTGGCAGCTATAAGGGCACAGGTAAGAATGGCGAAGATAACAAAAAATATTACTCTGCAGGTATGCTTTTATCAGCAGACAAAGATGATAAGTATGCTGTAGTCAAGATTGAAGAAACAAAAGATGAAAATGATAAGGATATCACAATTTACTCCTTATTAACAACTGATGATTTCATTAAAGACTATACAATCTCAAATAATACTGATGCTGAGAAGTATTCCGAGTATTACGAAGTTAAGACTGTTGCTAATACTAAATTTAAATTAGTAAATACTTCTGGTGCTGTTCAGAAAAATAAGACAAAAGCTAAAGATGGCAATGATCGTTGCTACAAGCAGAGCGTTGAGAACATCGTAGCAGTTTTTGTAGAAAGCTAA
- a CDS encoding exopolysaccharide biosynthesis polyprenyl glycosylphosphotransferase, which produces MKVDQKYKRLFKLIFTFGIASMLIVMYGWTWIGYYNKILEFPFYRRGNWMMIFLYGIILVLFMNTYGGFKVGYLKKGILIYSQILAVIFTNVFTYLQIAALDKHFLNPLQLIRMTGLDFLVIVIWTLAYQWIYGKMFPPRKMLLISGKRSDYHLVEKINSREDKYEICQIINIEQGIPLLQQEILKYDGVIVGDISSHERNLILKYCFSNSIRTYNVPKISDILLKSTVELNLFDSPLYLSRNEGLTIEQLFVKRFVDIIGALSGIVITSPLFLIIGLFIKFTDKGPIFFKQARLTIDDRVFNIYKFRTMIQGAEKDGVARLAAEGDSRILPIGHLLRRTRLDELPQLFNILMGDMSLVGPRPERPELVKEILEDIPEFSYRTRVKAGLTGYAQIYGKYNTTSYDKLKLDLTYIRNYSLLLDLRLIFMTPKIMFMKEATEGVQSDEGK; this is translated from the coding sequence ATGAAAGTTGATCAAAAATATAAACGACTCTTTAAGTTGATTTTCACTTTTGGGATTGCGTCAATGCTAATTGTGATGTATGGTTGGACGTGGATCGGTTATTATAACAAGATTCTAGAATTTCCGTTTTATCGCCGTGGGAACTGGATGATGATTTTTCTATATGGGATTATTCTAGTCCTTTTCATGAATACATATGGCGGATTTAAAGTTGGATATTTAAAAAAGGGGATTTTAATCTATTCACAAATATTAGCAGTCATTTTTACCAATGTTTTTACGTACTTGCAGATTGCTGCTTTGGATAAACATTTCTTAAATCCTTTGCAATTAATAAGGATGACTGGATTAGATTTCCTGGTTATAGTAATTTGGACATTAGCCTATCAATGGATTTATGGAAAGATGTTTCCACCGAGAAAAATGTTATTGATATCTGGAAAAAGGTCAGATTATCACCTTGTAGAAAAGATTAATTCAAGAGAGGATAAATATGAAATATGCCAAATCATTAACATCGAGCAGGGCATTCCCCTCTTACAACAGGAGATATTAAAGTATGATGGAGTCATAGTCGGTGATATATCCTCCCATGAACGGAATCTAATATTAAAATATTGTTTTTCTAATTCTATTCGTACTTATAACGTTCCTAAGATTTCAGATATATTATTAAAAAGCACAGTAGAGCTAAATCTTTTCGATTCACCACTATATCTTTCCAGAAATGAGGGCTTAACTATTGAGCAGTTATTTGTAAAACGCTTTGTAGATATTATAGGGGCCTTGTCAGGAATTGTAATAACAAGCCCTCTTTTTTTAATTATAGGCCTCTTCATTAAGTTTACAGATAAAGGCCCTATTTTTTTTAAACAAGCCAGATTAACAATAGATGATAGAGTATTTAATATTTATAAGTTTCGAACTATGATTCAGGGCGCCGAAAAAGATGGGGTAGCACGTTTGGCTGCAGAGGGAGATAGCAGAATATTGCCAATTGGGCATCTTCTCCGGAGAACAAGATTAGACGAGCTTCCTCAGCTTTTTAATATATTGATGGGTGATATGTCTCTTGTGGGCCCTAGGCCGGAGCGCCCCGAACTTGTTAAAGAAATACTAGAGGATATACCGGAATTCTCTTATCGGACAAGGGTCAAAGCAGGTCTTACAGGTTATGCGCAAATTTACGGGAAATATAATACAACATCGTATGATAAGCTAAAGTTGGATTTAACATATATTAGGAATTATTCGTTGCTTTTGGACTTAAGGCTAATTTTTATGACACCTAAAATTATGTTTATGAAAGAAGCTACGGAAGGGGTACAGTCAGATGAAGGGAAATGA
- a CDS encoding sugar phosphate nucleotidyltransferase, whose amino-acid sequence MDRNVIICRSILENPAVTQRDLSKELSVSLGTVNNLIKECIEKKYIEIGNGNDLYELLPAGQALLNENKVDGAVIIAAGFGSRFVPLTFETPKGLLEVFGERMIERQIRQLHEAGIKDITIVVGYLKEKFEYLIDKYQVKLLYNPEYSQKNTLTTIYHARKLLRGRNMYVLSSDNWMRHNMYHAYESGAWYSASYMEGETSEWCLDYNKKGRILNVSVGGQDKWVMYGPVFFSKLFSDQFLTVLEHYYNLPGTEQFYWENVYMEMLSGEAAKRLPHIPEAKQDIDLFVNRRPADEVYEFENLEELRRFDLKYQHHSDNEAMELVSTVFQVPESEITEIRCLKSGMTNKSFLFKIKDRHYICRIPGAGTELLINRQQEKAVYDALSGLDITEKVIYFNGETGYKIAEFYEGTHNANPSSREEMEHCMAVVRRLHKSGLKVDHSFDIRERIDFYEKLCMAHGGIPFDDYAAVRRQMTELLDQLDNLKHEKVLSHIDTVVDNFLMMPDGNVRLIDWEYSGMCDPLIDISMSAIYSYYNEEEADDLIRIYLEREPSEEERFTIYAYIALGGFLWSLWAVYKAALGDEFGEYTIIMYRYAKNYYKKCSKISK is encoded by the coding sequence ATGGATCGTAACGTCATCATCTGCCGTTCCATTCTGGAAAACCCGGCAGTCACACAGAGAGATTTATCAAAGGAGCTTAGCGTTTCCCTGGGAACCGTTAATAACTTAATAAAGGAATGCATAGAAAAAAAATACATTGAGATTGGAAACGGCAATGACCTATACGAATTACTCCCAGCCGGCCAAGCCCTTCTAAATGAAAATAAAGTAGACGGCGCCGTCATCATCGCCGCCGGCTTCGGCTCCCGTTTCGTTCCCTTAACTTTCGAGACCCCCAAAGGCCTGCTTGAAGTGTTCGGAGAGCGAATGATCGAACGGCAGATCCGCCAGCTTCATGAAGCAGGAATTAAAGACATTACCATAGTGGTCGGATATTTAAAGGAAAAGTTTGAATACCTTATAGACAAATATCAGGTTAAGCTTCTATATAATCCCGAGTATTCCCAGAAAAACACCCTGACCACCATTTATCATGCCCGCAAACTCCTCCGGGGCAGAAATATGTATGTTCTTTCTTCCGACAACTGGATGCGCCACAATATGTACCATGCTTATGAAAGCGGTGCATGGTACTCTGCTTCATATATGGAAGGAGAAACCTCCGAATGGTGCCTTGATTATAATAAGAAGGGACGCATTTTAAATGTATCCGTAGGTGGCCAGGACAAATGGGTGATGTATGGACCGGTTTTTTTCTCAAAATTATTCTCAGATCAATTTTTAACCGTACTGGAACATTATTACAACCTTCCTGGAACCGAGCAGTTTTACTGGGAAAATGTTTATATGGAAATGCTGTCCGGAGAAGCTGCCAAAAGGCTTCCTCATATTCCGGAAGCAAAACAGGACATTGATCTGTTCGTCAACCGAAGGCCGGCCGATGAAGTATATGAATTTGAGAACCTGGAAGAGCTTCGCCGTTTTGATTTGAAATACCAGCACCATTCTGATAATGAAGCAATGGAATTAGTATCGACCGTATTCCAGGTACCGGAGTCAGAAATCACAGAAATACGGTGCTTAAAATCAGGTATGACCAACAAATCCTTCCTATTTAAAATAAAAGACCGCCATTATATCTGCCGCATCCCGGGAGCTGGAACAGAGCTTCTGATCAACCGTCAGCAGGAAAAAGCAGTTTATGATGCCTTAAGCGGACTGGATATCACGGAAAAGGTCATTTACTTTAATGGGGAAACCGGATATAAGATTGCGGAATTTTATGAAGGTACTCACAATGCCAACCCTTCCAGCCGGGAAGAAATGGAGCACTGCATGGCGGTTGTCCGAAGGCTCCACAAATCCGGGCTTAAGGTGGACCATTCCTTTGACATTCGCGAACGGATCGACTTCTACGAAAAGCTTTGCATGGCCCACGGTGGTATCCCGTTTGACGATTACGCCGCTGTCCGCAGGCAGATGACTGAGCTATTAGACCAGTTGGACAACCTAAAGCATGAGAAAGTCCTTTCCCATATTGATACAGTGGTCGATAACTTTTTAATGATGCCCGATGGTAACGTGCGCTTAATCGATTGGGAATATTCAGGAATGTGTGATCCCCTTATAGATATCAGCATGAGTGCAATCTACTCCTACTACAATGAAGAAGAAGCAGATGACCTCATAAGGATCTACCTGGAACGGGAGCCTTCTGAAGAAGAGCGTTTCACCATTTACGCTTATATCGCACTTGGCGGTTTTCTATGGAGCCTATGGGCAGTATATAAGGCAGCCTTAGGAGATGAATTTGGTGAATATACCATAATCATGTATCGGTATGCAAAAAACTATTACAAAAAATGCTCCAAAATCTCCAAATAA
- a CDS encoding N-acetylmuramoyl-L-alanine amidase family protein codes for MQYRKKMTALLIAGLVGTSTLIPAGTAWGATGWVSEGSQWKYIDQDGSTHKGWVKTSDGTFYFLDLSTGFMATGWKQINGNWYYFHSNGAMATKWIQNGGKYYYLMDDTGVLVKGWLKIGNDYYYMKGDGSMSTGWREMDGGWYYFKENGKCTIGWGQIGSDWFYFGSDGKMVTGWKQIDNAYYYLNVDNKSVLGRMMTGWLSDGTNKYYMDTSSGKMAHGWLQIDGSYYYFNDSGHMMTGWVQLSGVYYYLDPSTGKMAANTTLTIDGTSYTFGSNGAYQGNASGSPSGSTGGNTPGGSSTGTSNAPGGSTSTPSGSGGPGGSSSSDSNSLSGAPGSSSNDTPGGSSNSSSNGVYQLSPGLTSGPG; via the coding sequence ATGCAATACAGAAAGAAAATGACAGCACTGCTTATAGCAGGGCTTGTAGGAACCTCTACTCTGATACCGGCAGGCACGGCCTGGGGGGCCACCGGCTGGGTTTCAGAAGGCTCCCAGTGGAAGTACATAGACCAGGATGGTTCCACTCATAAAGGCTGGGTAAAAACATCTGACGGAACCTTTTATTTTCTTGATCTCTCCACAGGCTTTATGGCTACTGGTTGGAAACAGATCAACGGTAACTGGTACTATTTTCATTCCAACGGCGCCATGGCTACCAAATGGATACAGAACGGCGGTAAATACTATTACCTAATGGATGATACAGGTGTCCTTGTTAAGGGCTGGTTAAAAATAGGCAATGACTACTACTATATGAAGGGCGACGGATCCATGTCCACCGGTTGGCGTGAAATGGACGGCGGCTGGTATTATTTCAAAGAAAACGGAAAATGCACCATTGGATGGGGACAGATTGGAAGCGACTGGTTTTATTTTGGTTCTGACGGCAAGATGGTAACCGGCTGGAAACAGATTGATAATGCCTACTACTATCTGAATGTTGATAACAAGTCTGTGCTGGGACGTATGATGACCGGCTGGCTCAGTGATGGAACCAACAAGTATTACATGGATACCAGCAGCGGAAAGATGGCCCACGGCTGGCTGCAGATTGACGGTTCCTATTATTATTTTAATGATTCAGGTCATATGATGACCGGCTGGGTACAGCTTTCCGGTGTTTATTATTATCTTGATCCATCTACCGGTAAGATGGCGGCCAACACTACCCTTACCATTGACGGAACAAGTTACACATTTGGTTCCAATGGAGCTTACCAGGGGAATGCTTCCGGTTCTCCTTCTGGTTCAACTGGCGGAAACACCCCCGGAGGCTCATCAACAGGCACCTCCAATGCGCCAGGCGGGTCTACCTCGACTCCATCAGGCTCCGGCGGGCCGGGAGGAAGCTCCTCTTCCGACAGCAATTCCTTAAGCGGAGCACCGGGAAGTTCTTCTAACGATACTCCTGGCGGTTCCTCCAATTCTTCGAGCAATGGCGTATATCAGCTATCACCAGGGCTTACGTCAGGCCCCGGCTGA
- a CDS encoding O-antigen ligase family protein: MDDKINLEKHFYTESVENKPRVLQVITAIYVAIILGIFPIVFHDYYFDILIFKYRFYFVTSLVFFVVMFIMNIVSKKYNRENLRFFLEKRKSLTPSEISLLMFMVIAIVSTIQSDYRFESFWGNEGRYIGCFLLLICGISILIVSRTFKFNKWILDLFLFTGILICLFGITDYFKLDILKFKVNMNPGQRNIFVSTIGNINSYTSYIAMIMAVSSVLFSKERIFWKVILYYISMIISFFAIIMGISDNSYLALGALFAFLPLYIFSTRTGVKRYILMIASFSVVIFVMDFINKTIPDYVLEMDGILQKLSGYGKLEYIVVSVVALSILVYIVGHFRRGKEDNLGHKWQIAWLVFLFMATAFLAYVLYEVNILKLNRYGELNSYLLFNDDWGTHRGYIWRIGLENYSRFPMIHKIFGYGPDTYGLLTHFNNYNDMVHKYQEVFDSVHNEYLQYFITMGPFSLISYIAFLISSGVSMFRRSKGDAHIMAIFFAVICYAVQATVNISVPIVTPIMFTLLAIGLAGVREDTKLCLD; encoded by the coding sequence ATGGATGATAAGATAAATTTAGAAAAACATTTTTACACTGAATCAGTAGAAAATAAACCTCGGGTTTTACAGGTGATAACTGCCATCTATGTGGCTATTATTTTGGGGATTTTTCCTATAGTATTTCATGACTATTATTTTGATATTTTAATATTTAAATATCGTTTTTATTTTGTGACTTCACTTGTTTTTTTCGTTGTAATGTTTATTATGAATATTGTTTCAAAAAAATACAATCGAGAAAATTTGAGATTTTTTTTAGAAAAGAGAAAATCATTAACACCTTCAGAAATTTCATTGCTAATGTTTATGGTGATTGCTATTGTATCAACTATTCAGTCCGATTATAGATTTGAATCTTTTTGGGGTAATGAGGGGAGATATATAGGATGTTTTCTTTTGTTGATTTGTGGAATTAGTATTCTTATTGTAAGCAGGACATTTAAATTTAATAAATGGATATTAGATCTATTTTTATTCACTGGAATATTGATTTGTCTGTTTGGAATTACAGACTATTTTAAACTTGATATATTAAAGTTTAAAGTTAACATGAATCCTGGTCAGCGTAATATATTTGTTTCAACCATAGGCAATATTAATAGTTATACCTCCTATATTGCTATGATAATGGCTGTTTCTTCCGTTCTTTTTTCAAAAGAGCGTATTTTTTGGAAGGTGATTTTATATTATATAAGTATGATTATCTCATTCTTTGCAATTATCATGGGTATAAGTGATAATTCATATCTTGCATTAGGAGCTCTTTTTGCCTTTTTACCTCTATATATCTTTAGTACAAGGACTGGCGTAAAACGATATATTTTAATGATTGCTTCATTTTCTGTTGTCATCTTTGTGATGGATTTTATAAATAAAACTATACCAGACTATGTATTGGAAATGGATGGGATTTTACAGAAATTATCTGGCTATGGTAAATTGGAATATATTGTAGTTAGTGTAGTTGCATTAAGTATACTGGTATATATTGTCGGACATTTTAGAAGGGGTAAGGAAGATAACCTGGGACACAAATGGCAGATTGCGTGGCTTGTGTTTCTATTTATGGCTACTGCTTTTTTAGCATATGTTTTATATGAAGTAAATATTTTAAAATTGAATCGATATGGTGAGTTGAACTCTTATTTGTTGTTTAACGATGATTGGGGAACTCATAGGGGATATATTTGGAGAATCGGTCTTGAGAATTATAGCAGGTTTCCCATGATTCATAAAATATTTGGATATGGACCGGATACCTATGGTCTTTTAACTCATTTTAATAATTATAATGACATGGTTCATAAATACCAGGAAGTTTTTGATAGTGTGCATAATGAATATTTACAATATTTTATTACCATGGGACCATTCAGCTTGATTTCGTATATAGCATTTTTGATATCATCGGGAGTTAGTATGTTTAGAAGATCAAAGGGAGATGCTCACATTATGGCCATTTTCTTTGCTGTTATCTGTTATGCAGTTCAAGCAACAGTCAATATAAGTGTGCCTATTGTTACTCCAATTATGTTTACTCTTTTAGCAATAGGGCTCGCGGGAGTAAGAGAAGATACAAAATTGTGTTTAGATTAA
- a CDS encoding glycosyltransferase family 2 protein, translating into MEYNKAQIIKGGVLDAGTYFNSISIKKWKEYTTVNKINFSGQIKGHYILEIFERIVLKDTVYDQCIYSGEQNYPVETSISVALLPKHQDSMCFVKIRAISDVFLEDLHYSGDEAAVDDVRIAVAICTYKREGYIQDNIEQIRKRILQNNKSLLHSRLDIIVIDNGQTLNFDFKDIQLYPNRNTGGTGGFTRGLIEALHQREEKSYTHVLLMDDDVDIEPEAFERTYSMLCLLKHTYKHSFIGGAMLRRDEPNIQEESGANWDGISRSHGKGYDLRNAECIMKNDEIYSADYNGWWYSCIPLSEIGLNNLPFPFFIHCDDVEYGLRNAKNWIFLNGICVWHEIASVRKNLIRDYYDVRNFMVMNILYDKKGYSKWALTAALICRLAAGVLIPKLSFHTRINAMKDFFEGVEWWEGLEIDNFHQKVSSEKVNASIKDIIIVCFRVIFFPLFYDKYYDNYQKHWKELTSEKYWNKYRSLLPRS; encoded by the coding sequence ATGGAGTATAATAAGGCTCAAATAATAAAAGGCGGAGTTCTTGATGCAGGAACTTATTTTAATAGTATATCCATAAAAAAATGGAAAGAGTATACAACGGTTAATAAAATAAATTTTTCTGGACAAATAAAAGGTCATTACATTCTGGAAATTTTTGAAAGGATTGTATTAAAAGATACTGTATATGATCAATGCATTTACAGCGGTGAACAAAATTACCCTGTTGAAACATCAATCAGTGTAGCACTATTGCCGAAGCATCAGGATAGTATGTGTTTTGTAAAAATAAGAGCTATTTCAGACGTGTTTCTGGAAGACTTGCATTATTCGGGGGATGAGGCCGCAGTCGATGATGTCCGGATTGCAGTCGCTATATGTACTTACAAGAGAGAAGGTTATATACAAGATAACATAGAACAAATTCGAAAGAGAATATTGCAAAACAATAAGTCACTTTTACATAGCCGTTTAGATATCATAGTTATAGATAATGGACAAACTCTAAACTTTGATTTTAAAGATATACAGCTATACCCTAATCGTAATACTGGTGGAACAGGAGGCTTTACAAGAGGTCTTATTGAAGCGCTTCATCAGAGGGAAGAAAAATCCTATACCCATGTCCTTTTGATGGATGATGATGTCGATATTGAGCCGGAAGCATTTGAAAGAACGTATTCCATGCTATGTCTGCTGAAACATACTTACAAGCATTCTTTTATAGGAGGTGCGATGTTAAGACGTGATGAGCCGAACATTCAGGAAGAATCAGGCGCAAACTGGGATGGTATATCACGCTCCCATGGAAAAGGATACGATTTAAGGAACGCGGAATGTATTATGAAAAATGACGAAATATATTCTGCAGATTATAATGGCTGGTGGTATAGCTGTATTCCGTTATCTGAGATTGGCCTGAATAATCTACCTTTTCCTTTCTTTATTCATTGCGATGATGTGGAATATGGTCTACGCAATGCAAAGAACTGGATATTTCTTAACGGTATTTGTGTATGGCATGAGATTGCTTCTGTTAGGAAAAACCTGATAAGGGATTACTATGATGTTAGAAATTTTATGGTGATGAATATTCTTTATGACAAAAAAGGGTATTCAAAGTGGGCACTAACAGCCGCGTTGATTTGCCGATTAGCAGCTGGGGTGTTAATACCTAAGCTGAGTTTTCATACACGAATAAATGCAATGAAGGACTTTTTTGAAGGAGTGGAATGGTGGGAAGGGCTGGAAATTGATAATTTTCACCAGAAGGTAAGCTCTGAAAAAGTAAATGCATCTATTAAAGATATTATTATTGTGTGCTTTCGGGTTATATTTTTCCCGTTATTTTATGATAAGTATTACGATAATTACCAAAAGCATTGGAAGGAACTAACCTCAGAAAAATATTGGAATAAATATAGGTCCCTTTTGCCAAGATCATAA
- a CDS encoding glycosyltransferase family 2 protein yields MKGNEKVKVLTIAIPTYNVEKYLNQCLASFLVPDVMEDLEVLIVNDGSTDSSAEIGKHYVNKYPQTFRMITKENGGHGSTINKGIEEAKGKYFKVVDGDDWVLEEGLKKLVDLLRNTDADLVLSNYYWVDDATEKVTTEVKQVCPGIEYGRKVSFTSVVDKIFFKMHAITYRTEVLRQIPDKIDEHCYYVDMEYITFPLPYINSVAAIPDCVYMYRIGQPTQSVSLENMRKRCLQHERVLRRLLEYYNAFKNEPCCNCMTVIIGRMVTSQYKIYLSFGLNHKEKLMKMEKEIQSNYREIYQAVKNPAIIILRKSNYCLYSLISKMVNYKRGGN; encoded by the coding sequence ATGAAGGGAAATGAAAAAGTAAAAGTTTTAACAATTGCTATACCAACTTATAATGTGGAAAAGTATTTAAACCAATGTTTAGCCTCTTTTTTGGTGCCAGATGTCATGGAAGACCTGGAGGTTTTGATTGTTAATGATGGATCAACAGATTCCAGCGCAGAAATTGGAAAACATTATGTGAATAAATATCCCCAGACCTTTCGAATGATTACGAAAGAAAATGGAGGTCATGGCTCAACTATTAATAAAGGGATAGAGGAAGCAAAGGGTAAATATTTTAAAGTGGTTGATGGCGATGACTGGGTATTAGAGGAAGGCCTTAAAAAATTGGTTGATCTTTTGCGCAATACTGATGCTGATTTGGTTCTTAGTAATTATTATTGGGTTGATGACGCTACAGAAAAGGTGACTACAGAAGTAAAGCAAGTATGTCCGGGTATCGAATATGGTCGTAAAGTGTCCTTTACAAGCGTCGTGGATAAAATATTTTTTAAGATGCATGCGATTACGTACCGGACGGAAGTCCTAAGGCAGATCCCTGATAAGATTGATGAACATTGCTATTATGTGGATATGGAATATATTACATTTCCGCTTCCATATATAAATTCTGTAGCAGCTATTCCAGATTGTGTATATATGTATAGGATCGGACAGCCAACACAGAGTGTAAGTTTAGAGAATATGCGAAAAAGATGCCTGCAGCATGAACGGGTATTGAGGCGTCTGCTTGAATACTATAATGCTTTTAAAAATGAACCATGTTGCAATTGCATGACTGTGATAATTGGAAGAATGGTTACCAGTCAATATAAGATATACCTTAGTTTTGGTTTGAATCATAAAGAAAAGTTGATGAAGATGGAGAAGGAGATACAAAGCAACTATAGGGAAATTTATCAAGCTGTTAAAAATCCTGCAATAATTATTTTAAGAAAAAGCAATTATTGTCTTTATAGTTTGATCTCTAAGATGGTAAATTATAAACGTGGGGGGAATTAA